One Bradyrhizobium zhanjiangense DNA segment encodes these proteins:
- the glpK gene encoding glycerol kinase GlpK, which produces MSFVLAIDQGTTSSRAIVFRGDISIAAKAQQEFPQHFPASGWVEHEPEDIWTSTVMVCREAIEQAGITAKDIAAIGITNQRETTVVWDRATGQAVHRAIVWQDRRTADICAKLKADGREPVISQKTGLIIDPYFSGTKVAWILDHVPGARARAARGELMFGTVDCYLLWRLTGGKVHVTDATNASRTLLFNIHTGQWDDELLEIIGVPRSMLPEVKDSSARFGESTPDLFGGAIAISGIAGDQQAATIGQACFRPGMMKSTYGTGCFALLNTGTTPVVSKNKLLTTVAYQLGGKRTYALEGSIFVAGSAVQWLRDGLGIIKHAAETGPLADQSDSMQSVYLVPAFVGMGAPYWNPRVRGALFGLTRNTGPAELAHAALESVCYQTFDLWAAMRADWPSSETASVVLRVDGGMTASDWTMQRLADLLDAPVDRPVIQETTALGAAYLAGLQASVYPEPTKFADNWRLEHRFKPNMSEATRERKLAGWARAVKGVLASDEGEG; this is translated from the coding sequence ATGTCTTTCGTCCTCGCCATCGACCAGGGCACCACCTCTTCGCGCGCGATCGTGTTTCGCGGCGACATTTCCATCGCGGCGAAAGCGCAGCAAGAGTTTCCGCAGCATTTTCCGGCCTCGGGCTGGGTCGAGCACGAGCCCGAGGACATCTGGACCTCGACCGTGATGGTGTGCCGCGAGGCGATCGAGCAGGCCGGCATCACCGCAAAGGACATCGCTGCGATCGGCATCACCAATCAGCGCGAGACCACCGTGGTGTGGGACCGCGCCACCGGGCAGGCCGTGCACCGCGCCATCGTCTGGCAGGATCGCCGCACCGCCGACATCTGTGCCAAATTGAAAGCCGATGGCCGCGAGCCCGTGATCTCGCAGAAGACCGGCCTGATCATCGATCCCTATTTTTCCGGCACCAAGGTGGCCTGGATCCTCGACCACGTCCCCGGCGCGCGGGCGCGCGCTGCCCGCGGCGAATTGATGTTCGGTACCGTCGATTGCTATCTGCTCTGGCGCCTCACCGGCGGCAAGGTGCACGTCACCGACGCCACCAACGCCTCGCGCACGCTGCTGTTCAACATCCACACCGGCCAGTGGGACGACGAGCTGCTGGAGATCATCGGCGTGCCGCGCTCGATGCTGCCGGAGGTGAAGGATTCTTCCGCGCGCTTCGGCGAGAGCACGCCGGACCTGTTCGGCGGTGCCATCGCAATCTCCGGCATCGCCGGCGACCAGCAGGCCGCGACCATCGGCCAGGCCTGCTTCCGCCCGGGCATGATGAAGTCGACCTACGGCACCGGCTGCTTCGCGCTGCTCAACACCGGCACCACGCCTGTGGTGTCGAAGAACAAGCTGCTCACCACCGTCGCCTATCAGCTCGGAGGAAAACGCACCTACGCGCTGGAAGGCTCGATCTTCGTCGCAGGCTCAGCGGTGCAGTGGCTGCGCGATGGCCTCGGCATCATCAAGCATGCCGCCGAGACCGGACCTCTTGCCGATCAGTCGGACTCGATGCAGAGCGTCTATCTCGTCCCCGCCTTCGTCGGCATGGGCGCGCCCTATTGGAATCCGCGCGTGCGCGGCGCGCTGTTCGGCCTCACCCGCAACACCGGCCCCGCCGAGCTCGCCCACGCCGCGCTGGAAAGCGTCTGCTACCAGACTTTCGACCTCTGGGCGGCGATGCGCGCGGACTGGCCGAGCTCGGAAACCGCCAGCGTCGTGCTCCGCGTCGACGGCGGCATGACAGCGTCGGATTGGACCATGCAGCGCCTCGCCGATCTGCTCGACGCGCCGGTCGATCGCCCTGTGATCCAGGAGACCACGGCGCTGGGTGCTGCCTATCTCGCCGGCCTCCAGGCGAGCGTCTATCCCGAGCCGACAAAGTTCGCCGACAATTGGCGCCTCGAGCACCGCTTCAAGCCGAACATGAGCGAGGCGACGCGGGAGCGGAAGCTCGCGGGATGGGCAAGGGCGGTCAAGGGCGTGCTGGCGAGCGACGAGGGGGAAGGGTAG
- a CDS encoding endonuclease domain-containing protein, which produces MVSTSIRRAAAKKLRANTTPHERILWRALKELPMDGSHFRRQAPIGPYVVDFFCPAKRLIIELDGGHHNEDDTAARDLDRQRWLENEGYRVIRFWNSRLLPT; this is translated from the coding sequence ATGGTCTCAACATCGATCCGACGCGCCGCCGCGAAGAAGCTCCGGGCTAACACGACACCGCATGAACGGATCTTGTGGCGTGCCCTCAAAGAACTTCCGATGGACGGCTCGCACTTCCGCCGGCAGGCGCCGATCGGTCCCTACGTCGTCGACTTCTTCTGTCCGGCCAAGCGCCTCATCATCGAGCTCGACGGCGGACACCACAACGAAGATGATACGGCAGCACGTGACCTCGATCGCCAACGCTGGCTCGAGAACGAAGGTTACCGCGTCATCCGATTCTGGAATTCAAGATTACTGCCGACCTGA
- a CDS encoding SDR family NAD(P)-dependent oxidoreductase produces the protein MKNTPFDLTGKVAVVTGSSRGIGRSSAELLAKLGAKVVVSSRKADACKEVADGIIAAGGDAIVIPCNIARKTEVEALIAGATKHYGKIDILVCNAAVNPYYGPLLDITDEAFDKIMGSNVKSNIWLSALAIPQMAERGGGSVIIISSIGGLRGSTVIGAYGISKAADFALCRSLAGEWGPKGVRVNCIAPGLVKTDFARALWEDEAMLKRRTATTPLRRIGEPDEIAGAVAYLASDASSFMTGQTIVIDGGVTTAAV, from the coding sequence ATGAAAAACACCCCGTTCGATCTCACCGGCAAGGTCGCCGTGGTCACCGGCTCCAGCCGCGGCATCGGCCGCTCCTCAGCTGAACTCCTGGCAAAGCTCGGGGCAAAAGTCGTGGTGTCCTCGCGCAAGGCCGACGCCTGCAAGGAGGTCGCCGACGGCATCATTGCGGCCGGCGGCGATGCCATCGTCATTCCCTGCAACATCGCACGCAAGACCGAGGTCGAGGCGTTGATCGCGGGTGCGACCAAGCATTACGGCAAGATCGACATCCTCGTCTGCAACGCCGCGGTGAACCCGTATTACGGCCCGTTGCTTGACATCACGGACGAAGCCTTCGACAAGATCATGGGCAGCAACGTCAAGAGCAACATCTGGCTCTCCGCGCTTGCGATCCCGCAAATGGCCGAGCGTGGAGGCGGCTCCGTCATCATCATCTCCTCGATCGGCGGCTTGCGCGGCTCCACCGTGATCGGCGCCTACGGCATCTCGAAAGCTGCCGACTTCGCGCTGTGCCGCTCGCTTGCCGGCGAATGGGGCCCGAAAGGCGTCCGTGTCAACTGCATCGCCCCAGGCCTCGTCAAGACCGATTTCGCCCGCGCGCTGTGGGAAGACGAAGCCATGCTCAAGCGCCGCACCGCCACCACGCCGCTCCGCCGCATCGGCGAACCCGACGAAATCGCCGGTGCCGTCGCCTACCTCGCCTCGGACGCATCGAGCTTCATGACCGGCCAGACCATCGTCATCGACGGCGGCGTGACCACGGCGGCGGTGTAG